One window from the genome of Echinicola vietnamensis DSM 17526 encodes:
- a CDS encoding 3-hydroxyacyl-CoA dehydrogenase/enoyl-CoA hydratase family protein — MKRAIQKVAILGSGVMGSRIACHFANIGVKVLLLDILPKEPNEAESKKGLSLEDKAVRNRLVNEALEKTLKSKPSPIYDRAFADRIQTGNFDDDLPKIKDYDWVIEVVVERLDIKQSLYEKVEQHRKPGTLITSNTSGIPMQMLCEGRSDDFQANFCGTHFFNPPRYLRLLEIIPGPKTDPAIIDFLMDYGDRHLGKETVLCKDTPAFIANRIGVYAMMSSMHIIESMKMGVSEVDKLTGTVIGRAKSATFRTMDVVGLDTMVNVANNLSKALQNDESKDKFKLPKTVAYLSEKKWLGDKTGQGFFHMIRHKDGSKELKEIDLQTHEYKPAEKPKFKALEASKEINDLKERIKFLVNFDDEAGAFYRATFYDLFRYCSFRIPEISDELYRIDQAVCAGFGWEYGPFENWDILGLKDTIKKMEEADQRPAEWIYEMLDAGNEHFYRVEDGRRQYYDIPSKSYKDIPGQQEFILLDTLKAANKKIWGNAGATIYDMGDEVIGLEFHTKMNSLGQEVIEGINTAITMAEKDYKGLVIGNEGANFSAGANLAMLFMFAGDQEFDEINLMIAQFQKTMMRVRYSSVPVVVAPHNMALGGGCEMSLHADAVQAHAELYMGLVEFGVGLIPAGGGTKEMILRFSNAIHSGDVEVNRLQEYFMNIATAKVSTSAEEARGLGYLQAKDDITLNRKRQFAEAKAKVIELFDEGYTQPVQQTNIKVLGKTSLALFEAGITGMRYGAYISEHDAKIARKLAWVMSGGDLSQANEVSEQYLLELEREAFLSLTGEQKTLERIQSILFKGKPLRN; from the coding sequence ATGAAACGAGCCATTCAGAAAGTAGCCATTTTAGGTTCCGGAGTAATGGGATCCAGAATAGCCTGTCACTTTGCCAATATCGGCGTGAAGGTCCTTTTACTGGATATTTTGCCCAAAGAACCCAATGAAGCCGAAAGTAAAAAAGGCCTGAGCCTGGAGGACAAAGCCGTCCGTAACCGATTGGTCAATGAAGCACTGGAAAAAACCCTCAAATCCAAACCTTCTCCGATCTATGATCGGGCATTTGCCGACCGCATCCAAACGGGCAACTTTGACGATGACCTGCCCAAGATCAAGGATTACGACTGGGTAATCGAGGTGGTCGTAGAGCGATTGGACATCAAGCAATCCCTGTACGAGAAGGTGGAGCAGCACCGGAAGCCGGGCACACTCATTACTTCCAATACCTCCGGGATTCCCATGCAAATGCTCTGTGAGGGGAGAAGTGATGATTTTCAGGCCAATTTCTGTGGGACACATTTTTTTAACCCACCCCGGTACCTGCGATTGCTGGAGATCATCCCTGGTCCCAAGACTGATCCGGCCATCATTGATTTTCTTATGGATTATGGTGATCGCCACCTTGGTAAGGAGACGGTGCTGTGTAAAGATACTCCGGCCTTTATTGCCAACCGCATTGGGGTGTATGCCATGATGTCCAGCATGCATATCATTGAAAGCATGAAAATGGGCGTTTCCGAGGTGGATAAATTGACCGGAACGGTCATTGGCCGCGCCAAGTCAGCTACTTTCCGCACGATGGACGTGGTAGGACTGGACACCATGGTCAATGTCGCCAATAACCTCAGCAAAGCACTCCAAAATGATGAATCCAAGGACAAGTTCAAACTGCCTAAAACCGTAGCATATCTCTCGGAGAAAAAATGGCTGGGAGATAAGACGGGACAAGGCTTTTTCCATATGATTCGCCACAAGGACGGAAGCAAAGAGCTCAAGGAAATCGACCTGCAGACCCATGAATACAAACCGGCCGAGAAGCCAAAATTCAAAGCCTTGGAAGCTTCAAAAGAAATCAATGACCTGAAGGAGCGCATCAAGTTTTTGGTCAATTTTGACGATGAGGCAGGAGCGTTTTACCGGGCTACCTTTTACGATTTGTTCCGCTATTGTTCGTTTCGAATACCGGAAATTTCAGATGAACTTTACCGCATTGATCAGGCCGTGTGTGCCGGATTTGGCTGGGAATATGGCCCTTTCGAAAACTGGGACATCCTAGGACTAAAGGATACCATCAAGAAAATGGAGGAAGCGGATCAGCGCCCAGCGGAGTGGATATATGAAATGCTGGATGCCGGGAATGAGCATTTTTATCGTGTGGAAGATGGGCGGCGACAGTATTACGACATTCCCTCCAAATCCTACAAAGACATTCCGGGACAACAGGAATTTATCCTTTTGGATACCCTTAAAGCGGCCAACAAGAAAATCTGGGGAAATGCCGGTGCCACGATCTATGACATGGGGGATGAGGTCATCGGTTTGGAATTTCACACGAAGATGAATTCCCTCGGTCAGGAAGTAATCGAAGGGATCAACACGGCCATTACCATGGCCGAAAAGGATTATAAAGGCTTGGTCATCGGAAATGAGGGCGCCAATTTCTCTGCTGGCGCCAATTTGGCCATGCTCTTTATGTTTGCCGGAGATCAGGAATTTGATGAGATCAACCTGATGATTGCCCAGTTTCAGAAGACCATGATGCGTGTCCGCTACAGCAGCGTACCGGTGGTCGTGGCTCCGCATAATATGGCCCTTGGTGGCGGCTGTGAAATGTCCTTACATGCAGATGCGGTACAAGCACATGCGGAGCTGTACATGGGCTTGGTTGAATTTGGAGTAGGACTGATCCCAGCAGGTGGGGGCACCAAAGAGATGATCCTTCGTTTTAGCAATGCCATCCACAGCGGTGATGTGGAAGTCAATCGGCTGCAGGAATATTTTATGAACATTGCCACGGCCAAAGTATCCACTTCGGCAGAAGAAGCGCGAGGTCTGGGATATCTCCAAGCAAAGGATGACATCACCCTCAACCGCAAGCGGCAGTTTGCCGAGGCAAAAGCCAAAGTCATCGAATTGTTCGACGAAGGCTACACCCAGCCGGTGCAGCAGACCAATATCAAGGTGCTGGGCAAAACGTCCTTGGCACTGTTTGAAGCAGGCATCACCGGAATGCGGTACGGTGCCTATATTTCTGAACACGATGCCAAGATCGCCAGGAAGCTGGCTTGGGTCATGAGTGGCGGAGACCTTTCACAAGCCAATGAAGTCAGCGAGCAATACCTCTTGGAGCTGGAGCGGGAAGCCTTCCTCAGCCTAACCGGTGAACAAAAGACCCTAGAACGCATCCAGAGCATCCTCTTTAAAGGAAAACCACTTCGAAATTAA
- a CDS encoding Crp/Fnr family transcriptional regulator, whose amino-acid sequence MNAQLLNNIAKHIVLLPEEIALCGDFWKEKVVRKGEYLLRNGDIAKTDNYVVTGVLKAFYLSDKGDEEILYFANDDWWATDILSFQKQSPSVYNIQALEDTLLLQIHRDSFQEMLKQIPKLETYFRSILESYVGSLQQRIITTNASNAEQKYIDFIQKYPEIAAKVPQYLIASYLGVSPEFISRIRKRNQG is encoded by the coding sequence ATGAACGCCCAATTGCTTAATAATATCGCCAAGCACATAGTGCTTCTACCCGAAGAAATCGCGCTGTGTGGTGACTTTTGGAAAGAAAAAGTGGTCCGTAAGGGGGAGTATCTGCTGAGGAACGGAGACATCGCCAAAACAGACAATTATGTGGTCACTGGAGTACTCAAGGCATTTTACCTATCCGATAAGGGTGATGAGGAGATTTTGTATTTTGCTAATGACGATTGGTGGGCTACAGATATTTTGAGCTTTCAAAAGCAAAGCCCTTCTGTTTACAATATTCAGGCGCTGGAAGATACCCTATTGTTACAAATCCACCGGGATTCCTTTCAGGAAATGTTAAAGCAAATTCCAAAACTAGAAACCTATTTCAGAAGTATTTTGGAGAGTTATGTTGGAAGCCTCCAGCAGCGTATCATCACCACCAATGCCAGCAACGCCGAACAAAAGTATATTGATTTCATCCAGAAATATCCTGAAATTGCTGCCAAAGTTCCGCAATATTTGATAGCCTCCTATTTGGGCGTCAGCCCAGAATTTATCAGTCGCATAAGAAAAAGAAACCAAGGTTAA
- a CDS encoding four helix bundle protein, with translation MHNFRNLKVWQKSVDFAVKIYFETKEFPSEEKFGMVSQMRRAGVSVPSNIAEGSAKSSGKAFSNSLETSLGESYELETQLEISKRVGLLNEEKSSSLHEDLVEIQRMINGLKSKVES, from the coding sequence ATGCATAATTTCAGAAATCTAAAAGTGTGGCAAAAATCAGTTGATTTTGCTGTAAAGATATATTTCGAAACCAAAGAATTTCCAAGTGAGGAGAAATTTGGAATGGTTTCCCAAATGAGGAGGGCGGGAGTTTCTGTCCCTTCTAACATTGCTGAAGGAAGTGCAAAATCTTCTGGTAAAGCTTTTAGCAATTCATTGGAAACAAGCTTGGGTGAAAGCTACGAACTCGAAACACAACTTGAAATTAGTAAACGTGTGGGATTGCTGAATGAAGAAAAATCAAGTTCACTGCATGAAGATTTAGTAGAGATTCAACGCATGATTAACGGTCTGAAATCGAAAGTCGAGTCTTGA
- a CDS encoding FMN-dependent NADH-azoreductase, with translation MKKVLIINASVRDKKSQNRKLARGFIENWQANYPHVSFTNREVGLDNIPPIDEPWIASAFVKPEARNKENQKGVRLSDELVKELKAHDVYVIATPMYNWAIPSGLKAYIDQIMRINETWKFRSGKPDGDYVGLLKNKQLYILSTRGDTGYGEGEKNAHMNFQTTYLKFIFTMMGVKDTTVISLDNEEFGGTLFEVSKREVYEKIKNA, from the coding sequence ATGAAAAAGGTACTGATTATCAACGCCAGTGTTAGGGACAAAAAATCCCAAAACCGAAAGTTGGCAAGGGGCTTTATCGAAAATTGGCAAGCAAATTATCCCCATGTTTCATTTACTAATCGGGAGGTAGGATTGGACAACATTCCACCCATTGATGAGCCCTGGATTGCAAGTGCGTTTGTCAAGCCGGAAGCAAGGAATAAGGAAAACCAAAAAGGCGTCAGGTTAAGTGATGAGCTGGTTAAGGAATTGAAAGCCCATGACGTTTATGTCATTGCCACGCCCATGTACAACTGGGCCATTCCAAGTGGACTGAAGGCCTATATTGATCAAATTATGCGGATCAACGAAACCTGGAAATTCCGGTCAGGAAAACCCGATGGTGACTATGTCGGATTATTGAAAAACAAGCAACTTTACATCCTATCGACCAGAGGGGATACAGGTTATGGAGAAGGAGAAAAGAATGCACATATGAATTTCCAAACGACCTATTTGAAATTTATTTTCACCATGATGGGAGTAAAAGACACCACCGTTATTTCGTTGGACAATGAGGAATTTGGAGGGACCTTATTCGAGGTATCAAAACGAGAAGTATACGAAAAAATCAAAAACGCATAG
- a CDS encoding MarR family winged helix-turn-helix transcriptional regulator has protein sequence MKPEETVDFHIKTAWHAISRMYNQKAVEEGFTTSIGFVLININTHEGTPATKIAPLMGLESRSLTRILKSMEDRGLICRQPDPADKRSVRIFLTPEGKRKKEKSIQTIQAFNHAIREVVTKREMDMFFRVFEKINKVIEKQ, from the coding sequence ATGAAACCTGAAGAAACCGTAGATTTCCACATCAAGACTGCTTGGCATGCCATCTCACGCATGTACAATCAGAAGGCTGTGGAAGAGGGATTCACTACCTCTATCGGTTTCGTCCTGATCAATATCAACACACATGAAGGCACTCCTGCTACTAAGATAGCGCCACTCATGGGCTTGGAGTCCAGAAGCCTTACACGGATCCTGAAATCCATGGAAGATCGGGGCTTGATTTGTCGCCAGCCAGACCCTGCAGATAAGCGATCGGTCCGCATTTTTTTAACCCCGGAAGGGAAGCGGAAAAAAGAAAAATCCATCCAAACGATTCAAGCATTTAACCACGCCATCCGGGAGGTGGTCACGAAAAGGGAAATGGATATGTTCTTTCGTGTTTTTGAGAAGATCAACAAGGTAATCGAAAAACAATAA
- a CDS encoding GIY-YIG nuclease family protein, producing the protein MKGYMYILECSNGAFYTGSTVDLDRRLEKHQAGHGANFTKRYLPVKLVYFEEYARIDQAFYREKQIQRWGRSKKIALINGDLDRLHELSACQNNSNFKYYNSKKE; encoded by the coding sequence ATGAAAGGATACATGTATATTTTGGAATGCTCAAATGGAGCCTTTTATACAGGAAGTACGGTCGATTTAGATAGGAGATTGGAAAAGCATCAAGCTGGTCATGGAGCAAATTTTACTAAAAGGTACCTACCAGTAAAACTGGTTTATTTCGAAGAATATGCCAGAATAGACCAAGCTTTTTATCGAGAGAAACAAATCCAAAGATGGGGACGAAGCAAGAAAATAGCTTTGATCAATGGTGATTTGGATAGATTACACGAGTTATCAGCTTGTCAGAATAACTCGAATTTCAAATATTACAATAGCAAAAAGGAGTGA
- a CDS encoding alpha/beta hydrolase, translating into MRKIYSFVALLIGLQWTALAKTDTVQVHSNAMDKDVPNLIVTPQDYSNSASYPSVYLLHGAGGDYTSWSKIADLQHYADRYGLIIICPDAGVTSWYFDSPIDPKMQYETYVTSELINWVDEHYATKQDRAYRAITGLSMGGHGGLYLGFRHQDLWGAVGSTSGGVDIRPFPLNWDIAKRLGPYAENKEVWEENTVINLVHLLDGKTLDIIIDCGRHDFFYDANVRLHNKLEERNIPHDFISRPGVHNGAYWHNAIAYQLLYFNSKFERLK; encoded by the coding sequence ATGAGAAAAATTTATAGCTTCGTGGCCCTCTTGATAGGGTTACAATGGACTGCATTGGCCAAGACGGATACGGTGCAAGTGCACAGCAATGCCATGGACAAGGACGTCCCCAATTTAATCGTAACACCCCAAGACTATTCCAACTCCGCATCGTATCCTTCGGTATATTTGCTGCATGGAGCTGGTGGTGATTACACCTCTTGGTCTAAGATTGCCGATTTACAGCATTATGCGGACCGCTACGGCCTTATCATCATCTGTCCTGATGCAGGAGTCACCAGTTGGTATTTCGACAGCCCTATCGACCCTAAAATGCAATATGAGACTTACGTGACTTCTGAGCTGATCAATTGGGTGGACGAACATTATGCGACGAAGCAAGACCGAGCTTATCGTGCCATAACGGGGTTAAGCATGGGCGGACACGGCGGCCTTTACTTGGGCTTTCGTCACCAGGACCTTTGGGGAGCTGTAGGCAGTACCAGTGGGGGCGTGGATATTCGACCTTTCCCGTTGAATTGGGACATCGCCAAAAGACTGGGCCCTTATGCCGAGAATAAGGAGGTTTGGGAGGAAAATACCGTGATCAACCTGGTTCACCTGCTGGATGGAAAGACCTTGGATATCATCATCGACTGTGGTCGTCATGACTTTTTCTATGATGCCAATGTTCGCTTGCACAACAAGTTGGAAGAGCGTAATATTCCTCATGATTTTATCAGTCGTCCAGGTGTGCATAACGGAGCATATTGGCACAATGCGATCGCTTATCAATTGTTGTATTTCAATAGCAAATTCGAGCGACTCAAATAG